A region from the Sphingopyxis lindanitolerans genome encodes:
- a CDS encoding valine--tRNA ligase: MPMEKTFDPAAIEAKWAQSWESRGLFRPARPNAQPFTIVNPPPNVTGALHIGHALDNTLQDVLVRYERLRGKDALWVVGMDHAGIATQMVVERQLEARQDKRTNYSREEFVDKIWQWKAESGGQITGQLRRLGCSMDWSREQFTMDPHFTRAVVKVFVDLHKKGLIYRDKRLVNWDPKLKTAISDLEVETREVQGGFWHFKYPIADGVTLDDGRNYIEVATTRPETMLADMAVAVHPDDARYKSVIGKDILQPITGRRFKVVADEHADPELGSGAVKITPGHDFNDFEVGKRAGFKPGEMLNMFDGDANVIQTSDGLIPAEYLGLHRFRRDGKDGARELVVQRMKEAGFLVPHVDKDGAEHDAEPRTIQTPFGDRGGVVIEPWLTDQWYVDAETLAQPPMQAVRDGRINIVPKTWEKTFFNWMENIQPWCVSRQLWWGHRIPAWYGPGLDDDGTPNSGMTVELTKDASHTLLKAYPTRQQIFVAETEEEALRQAEAYYPAGTKVHFGEGTSGSPSHVILARDPDVLDTWFSSALWPFATLGWPENTDLLKRHYPNDVLVSGFDILFFWDARMAMQGMEFMGDVPWKTLYLHGLVRAPDGAKMSKSKGNVIDPLGLIDQYGADALRFFMAAMESQGRDIKMDDARLAGYRNFATKLWNAARFCEANGISASASLAAPFATLPVNRWIIGEVAGTVEAMETAFAAYRFDEAANAIYSFAWDRFCDWYLELIKGAIDNETKAVAGWVLDQILVMLHPFMPFITEELWTGLGDRADYPLITAKWPEPCATRDADASADIDWLIKLVSELRGAKAELGLPPGARLTAHFPTSLKGRTEKLSAQLDRLARLEAISFDPAPAGASAQLVVEGETITVPLEGVIDIAAERDRLTKALAAATKERDGLAGRLNNPSFVERAKPEAVEKARADHAAKEAEAERLTAALARLG, from the coding sequence ATGCCGATGGAAAAAACCTTCGATCCCGCCGCCATCGAGGCGAAATGGGCTCAGTCATGGGAAAGCCGCGGGCTGTTTCGCCCGGCGCGCCCGAATGCGCAGCCGTTCACGATCGTTAACCCGCCGCCGAACGTCACCGGCGCGCTGCACATCGGCCATGCGCTCGACAATACGTTGCAGGACGTGCTCGTCCGCTACGAACGGCTGCGCGGCAAGGATGCGCTGTGGGTCGTCGGCATGGACCATGCCGGCATCGCGACCCAGATGGTGGTCGAGCGCCAGCTTGAGGCCAGGCAGGACAAGCGCACCAACTACAGCCGCGAAGAGTTCGTCGACAAGATATGGCAGTGGAAAGCGGAGAGCGGCGGCCAGATTACCGGCCAGCTTCGCCGCCTCGGCTGTTCGATGGACTGGTCGCGCGAGCAATTCACGATGGACCCGCATTTCACCCGCGCGGTGGTCAAGGTGTTCGTCGACCTCCACAAAAAGGGGCTGATCTACCGCGACAAGCGCCTCGTGAACTGGGACCCCAAGCTCAAAACCGCGATTTCGGACCTCGAAGTCGAAACGCGCGAGGTTCAGGGCGGCTTCTGGCATTTCAAATATCCGATCGCCGACGGCGTGACCCTTGACGATGGCCGCAACTATATCGAGGTCGCGACGACGCGCCCCGAAACGATGCTCGCCGACATGGCGGTCGCGGTGCACCCCGACGATGCGCGCTACAAAAGCGTGATCGGCAAGGACATCCTCCAGCCGATCACCGGCCGCCGTTTCAAGGTGGTCGCCGACGAACATGCGGATCCCGAACTGGGCAGCGGCGCGGTGAAGATCACCCCCGGACATGATTTCAACGACTTCGAGGTCGGCAAGCGCGCGGGGTTCAAGCCCGGCGAGATGCTCAACATGTTCGATGGCGACGCGAATGTCATCCAGACGAGCGACGGGCTGATCCCCGCGGAATATTTGGGCCTCCACCGCTTCCGCCGCGACGGCAAGGATGGCGCGCGCGAACTCGTCGTGCAGCGGATGAAGGAAGCGGGTTTCCTCGTCCCCCATGTCGACAAGGATGGCGCCGAACATGACGCCGAGCCGCGCACGATCCAGACCCCGTTCGGCGACCGCGGCGGCGTGGTGATCGAGCCCTGGCTCACCGACCAATGGTATGTCGACGCCGAAACCCTCGCCCAGCCGCCGATGCAGGCGGTCCGCGACGGCCGGATCAACATTGTCCCCAAGACGTGGGAAAAGACCTTCTTCAACTGGATGGAGAATATCCAGCCATGGTGCGTCTCGCGCCAGCTTTGGTGGGGTCACCGGATTCCGGCTTGGTATGGTCCGGGACTAGATGATGACGGAACTCCGAACAGCGGAATGACCGTTGAACTTACAAAAGATGCCAGCCACACCCTCCTGAAGGCATACCCTACCCGCCAGCAGATATTCGTTGCTGAAACGGAAGAGGAAGCTTTGAGACAGGCGGAAGCCTATTATCCCGCTGGCACCAAGGTTCACTTCGGTGAGGGCACGTCTGGTTCACCGAGCCATGTCATTCTTGCGCGCGACCCCGACGTTCTCGACACCTGGTTCTCCTCCGCACTCTGGCCCTTCGCAACGCTCGGCTGGCCTGAGAACACCGACCTGCTGAAACGCCATTATCCCAACGACGTCCTCGTCTCCGGCTTCGACATCCTCTTCTTCTGGGATGCGCGCATGGCGATGCAGGGGATGGAGTTCATGGGCGACGTCCCTTGGAAGACGCTCTATCTCCACGGCCTCGTCCGCGCACCCGACGGCGCGAAGATGTCGAAGTCGAAGGGCAATGTCATCGACCCGCTCGGCCTGATCGACCAATATGGCGCCGACGCGCTACGCTTTTTCATGGCGGCGATGGAAAGCCAGGGCCGCGACATCAAGATGGATGACGCGCGCCTCGCCGGCTATCGCAACTTCGCGACCAAGCTGTGGAACGCCGCGCGCTTTTGCGAAGCCAATGGCATTTCGGCGTCCGCCAGCCTCGCAGCGCCGTTCGCGACGCTGCCGGTCAACCGCTGGATCATCGGTGAAGTCGCGGGCACCGTTGAAGCGATGGAGACGGCCTTCGCCGCCTATCGCTTCGACGAAGCCGCGAACGCGATCTACAGCTTTGCATGGGACCGTTTCTGCGACTGGTATCTCGAACTGATCAAAGGTGCGATCGACAACGAGACGAAGGCCGTCGCCGGCTGGGTGCTCGACCAGATACTCGTCATGCTCCACCCCTTCATGCCCTTCATCACCGAAGAGCTGTGGACCGGGCTCGGCGACCGCGCGGATTATCCGCTGATCACCGCGAAATGGCCTGAACCTTGTGCGACCCGCGATGCCGACGCCAGCGCCGATATCGACTGGCTGATCAAGCTCGTCAGCGAACTGCGCGGCGCGAAGGCCGAGCTGGGCCTACCGCCGGGCGCGCGCCTGACTGCCCATTTCCCGACCTCGCTCAAGGGCCGCACCGAGAAACTCTCGGCGCAGCTCGACCGCCTCGCGCGTCTCGAAGCCATCAGCTTCGACCCCGCACCGGCGGGCGCATCGGCACAGCTCGTCGTCGAAGGCGAGACGATCACCGTCCCGCTCGAAGGCGTCATCGACATCGCCGCCGAACGCGACCGCCTGACCAAGGCGCTCGCCGCCGCGACGAAGGAGCGCGATGGCCTAGCGGGCCGCCTGAACAATCCCTCCTTCGTCGAACGCGCCAAGCCCGAAGCGGTGGAAAAGGCCCGCGCCGACCACGCCGCCAAGGAGGCCGAAGCCGAGCGCCTGACCGCCGCATTGGCGCGGCTGGGGTGA
- a CDS encoding alpha/beta hydrolase family protein has translation MRNHILTSAIALTAALSSAPALARPMTEVDLATLKRVGAPAASSDGRWVVFQMTETAPDTYKRSTGLWLVDRKAKDAKPAQIADTPGKNETSPAFAPDGSLYFLSNASGGDQVWRIDVKAGTAATQVTDTKAEVAGFKISPNGERLLAWGDIPMECTDFGCDAKDKGALVGPGSGRLYKDGAGFVRHWDQWETPGTHSRPFVFNLADGKASVARPIAAGLVGDTPSKPFGGGEELAWGPDSRTVYFTMRKADRDEPRSTNLDVYSWLVDSRMMPQNLTEDNQATDTLPAPSPDGKWLAYAAMARPGYEADRQVLMLRNLENGETKKLTDAWDRSVASIAWAEDGKSLFVTADDVLDHPVFRVDAASGKVERLKASSEAFDGTIGDVTPLPGGALLYTRNTALLPTDVYVRDAKGRVQQITAVNAATLASFDPVKIDRMQFAGANGDKVWGMILKPANAAAQLPVAFIVHGGPQGSFGNGWSTRWNPRLFAEQGYGVVTVDFHGSTGYGQAFTDSINKDWGGKPLQDLKLGLAAAGKQDAQLDIANACALGASYGGYMMNWIAGQWTDGFKCLVQHDGVFDARAMAYETEELWFDEWEHGGAYFEVPEEFEKWNPVNHVAEWKTPMLVITSEKDFRIPYTQGLAAFTALQRRGVPSELLVFPDENHWVLKGANSVQWHQTVFNWLGSYLKK, from the coding sequence ATGCGAAACCATATCCTCACCAGCGCGATCGCGCTGACCGCCGCCCTTTCCTCCGCCCCCGCTCTCGCCCGCCCGATGACCGAGGTCGACTTGGCGACGCTGAAACGCGTCGGCGCGCCGGCGGCATCGTCCGACGGGCGCTGGGTCGTCTTTCAGATGACCGAGACCGCGCCCGACACCTACAAACGCTCGACCGGCCTGTGGCTCGTCGATCGCAAGGCGAAGGACGCCAAGCCCGCCCAGATCGCCGACACGCCGGGCAAGAATGAAACCTCACCCGCCTTCGCCCCCGACGGCAGCCTCTATTTCCTCTCGAACGCTTCGGGCGGCGATCAGGTCTGGCGGATCGATGTCAAGGCCGGAACCGCCGCAACGCAGGTCACCGACACCAAGGCCGAGGTCGCGGGCTTCAAGATTTCGCCGAATGGCGAACGCCTGCTCGCCTGGGGCGACATTCCGATGGAATGCACCGATTTCGGCTGCGACGCGAAAGACAAGGGCGCGCTTGTCGGCCCCGGCAGCGGCCGTCTCTACAAGGATGGCGCCGGTTTCGTGCGCCATTGGGATCAATGGGAAACGCCCGGAACCCACAGCCGTCCCTTCGTCTTCAACCTCGCGGACGGCAAGGCAAGCGTCGCGCGCCCGATCGCCGCCGGGCTGGTCGGCGATACGCCGTCGAAGCCCTTTGGCGGCGGCGAAGAACTTGCATGGGGGCCTGACAGCCGCACCGTCTATTTCACGATGCGCAAGGCCGATCGCGACGAACCGCGTTCGACCAACCTCGATGTCTATAGCTGGCTGGTCGACAGCCGGATGATGCCGCAGAATCTGACCGAGGATAATCAGGCGACCGACACGCTTCCGGCGCCCTCACCCGATGGCAAATGGCTCGCCTACGCCGCGATGGCGCGGCCGGGCTATGAAGCCGACCGGCAGGTGCTGATGCTCCGCAACCTCGAGAATGGCGAGACGAAGAAGCTCACCGATGCGTGGGACCGCTCGGTCGCCTCGATCGCGTGGGCCGAGGACGGCAAGTCGCTCTTCGTCACGGCTGACGATGTGCTCGACCATCCGGTGTTCCGCGTCGATGCCGCCAGCGGCAAGGTCGAGAGGCTGAAGGCCTCGAGCGAAGCGTTCGACGGCACCATCGGCGACGTCACCCCTCTCCCCGGCGGCGCGCTGCTCTATACGCGCAATACCGCGCTGCTGCCGACCGACGTTTATGTCCGCGACGCGAAGGGCAGGGTGCAACAGATCACCGCGGTCAACGCCGCAACGCTCGCCAGCTTCGATCCGGTCAAGATCGACCGCATGCAGTTCGCCGGGGCGAACGGCGACAAGGTGTGGGGGATGATCCTGAAGCCCGCGAACGCTGCTGCACAGCTGCCGGTCGCCTTCATCGTCCATGGCGGCCCGCAGGGCAGCTTCGGCAACGGCTGGTCGACGCGCTGGAACCCCCGCCTCTTCGCCGAACAGGGCTATGGCGTCGTCACCGTCGATTTCCATGGCTCAACGGGTTACGGCCAGGCGTTCACCGACAGCATCAACAAGGATTGGGGCGGCAAGCCGCTTCAGGATCTTAAACTCGGCCTCGCGGCGGCGGGCAAGCAGGATGCGCAGCTCGACATTGCCAACGCCTGCGCGCTCGGCGCCTCCTATGGCGGCTATATGATGAACTGGATCGCCGGCCAGTGGACCGACGGCTTCAAATGCCTGGTCCAGCACGACGGCGTCTTCGACGCGCGCGCCATGGCCTATGAAACCGAGGAATTATGGTTCGACGAATGGGAACATGGCGGCGCCTATTTCGAGGTTCCCGAAGAATTCGAGAAATGGAACCCGGTGAATCACGTCGCCGAGTGGAAAACGCCGATGCTGGTGATCACCAGCGAAAAGGACTTCCGCATTCCCTATACGCAGGGCCTCGCGGCCTTCACCGCGCTCCAGCGCCGCGGCGTGCCGTCCGAGCTTCTGGTGTTTCCCGACGAAAATCATTGGGTGCTGAAGGGCGCGAACAGCGTCCAGTGGCACCAGACGGTGTTCAACTGGCTGGGAAGCTATTTGAAGAAATAA
- a CDS encoding metal-dependent hydrolase family protein codes for MRHLQRIALIAAAALVAAPAAAETLYVQTGRLIDGVSNDVRTGQCVTIADEHIEAVGPCGTAPAGATIIDWSAYTILPGLIDLHTHLADVGQSADVAAPIKASPAETALVGARKARLTLNAGFTSVRDVGTYRGLTDVALRNAIDRGDVPGPRMWVAGAYITIPGGGGEVNGVVPNDQLPPDMRLGVAATPEEAAQKTAYLLDHGADFIKTIATGAVLAIGTEPGAPELSEDQLRAVVKVAHARGKRVTAHAHGAVGIKNAIRAGVDSIEHASLADKEALQMAKAHGTWLVMDIYNGTYIDEIGTKEGWPEEYLRKNRETTDAQRAAFRRAVEMGVKLGYGTDAGVYPHGLNARQFANMVKYGMTEMQAIQSATGRASEEMGRTDIGAIVSGRYADMIAVKADPLADITVLEKIDHVMKGGVIVR; via the coding sequence GTGCGACACCTTCAACGCATCGCTCTGATCGCGGCGGCGGCGCTCGTCGCCGCCCCCGCTGCCGCCGAAACGCTTTATGTCCAAACCGGGCGGCTGATCGACGGCGTCTCGAACGATGTGCGCACCGGCCAGTGCGTGACGATCGCGGACGAGCATATCGAGGCGGTCGGCCCTTGCGGCACGGCCCCTGCGGGGGCAACGATCATCGACTGGTCGGCCTATACGATATTGCCGGGGCTCATCGACCTCCACACCCACCTCGCCGACGTCGGGCAGAGCGCCGACGTCGCGGCGCCGATCAAGGCCTCGCCCGCCGAGACCGCGCTTGTCGGCGCGCGCAAAGCGCGCCTGACGCTGAACGCCGGCTTCACCAGCGTGCGCGACGTCGGCACCTATCGCGGGTTGACCGACGTCGCACTCCGCAATGCCATCGATCGCGGCGACGTGCCCGGACCGCGCATGTGGGTCGCGGGCGCCTATATCACCATTCCCGGCGGCGGCGGCGAAGTGAATGGCGTCGTCCCGAACGACCAGCTTCCGCCCGACATGCGCCTCGGCGTCGCCGCGACGCCCGAGGAAGCGGCGCAGAAGACGGCGTATCTGCTCGACCATGGCGCCGATTTCATCAAGACGATCGCGACCGGCGCGGTGCTCGCGATCGGCACCGAACCCGGCGCGCCCGAACTCAGCGAAGACCAGCTTCGCGCGGTCGTGAAGGTCGCGCACGCCCGCGGCAAGCGCGTCACCGCGCACGCCCATGGCGCGGTTGGGATCAAGAATGCGATCCGCGCCGGGGTCGACAGCATCGAACACGCCAGCCTTGCCGACAAGGAAGCGCTGCAAATGGCGAAGGCGCACGGCACCTGGCTGGTCATGGACATCTACAACGGCACCTATATCGACGAGATCGGGACCAAGGAGGGCTGGCCCGAGGAATATCTCCGCAAGAACCGCGAGACCACCGACGCCCAGCGCGCCGCCTTCCGCCGCGCGGTAGAGATGGGCGTCAAGCTCGGCTACGGCACCGACGCGGGCGTCTATCCGCACGGCCTCAACGCCCGGCAATTCGCCAATATGGTCAAATATGGTATGACGGAGATGCAGGCGATCCAGTCCGCCACCGGCCGCGCGTCGGAGGAAATGGGCCGCACCGACATCGGCGCGATCGTTTCCGGCCGCTATGCCGACATGATCGCGGTAAAGGCCGACCCGCTCGCCGATATCACGGTGCTCGAAAAGATCGACCATGTGATGAAGGGCGGCGTCATTGTCCGCTAA
- a CDS encoding neutral zinc metallopeptidase has protein sequence MRLDDYDPGDDIQDLGRGGGGFGGGGGGGMGGLLFGLLPMLLGRKMGCGTILLLGVLAFVFFGGGLQSLTGGSTADPAADSRSAQAEGAACDTQAERFACQVFSSTNRFWGSQFNGYQEPGLRFFTEQNSSGCGAAQSAMGPFYCPADHGIYLDTEFFGELANRFGAAGDAAQAYVVAHEVGHHIQTITGISDKVRQAQQRASQAEGNALQVRMELQADCYAGVWANRARNKDGQTVMEPGDMEEAMRAANAIGDDTLMRSAGQRPVPESFTHGTSEQRMTWLRRGLETGDPKQCDTFNASL, from the coding sequence ATGCGCCTCGACGATTATGATCCCGGCGACGATATTCAGGACCTCGGGCGTGGCGGCGGCGGGTTCGGCGGCGGTGGGGGTGGCGGCATGGGCGGCCTGCTTTTCGGGCTGCTGCCGATGCTGCTTGGCCGCAAGATGGGCTGCGGAACGATCCTGCTGCTCGGCGTGCTGGCGTTCGTCTTTTTCGGTGGCGGGCTTCAGAGCCTGACCGGCGGCAGCACCGCCGATCCGGCCGCCGACAGCCGCAGCGCGCAAGCGGAGGGCGCCGCCTGCGACACCCAGGCCGAACGCTTCGCCTGTCAGGTGTTCAGTTCGACCAACCGATTCTGGGGCAGCCAGTTCAATGGCTATCAGGAACCGGGCCTGCGCTTCTTCACCGAACAGAACAGCTCTGGCTGCGGCGCCGCGCAATCGGCGATGGGGCCTTTCTATTGCCCCGCCGATCACGGCATCTATCTCGACACCGAATTCTTCGGCGAGCTCGCGAACCGCTTCGGCGCGGCCGGCGACGCCGCGCAGGCCTATGTCGTCGCGCACGAGGTCGGCCACCATATTCAGACGATCACCGGCATTTCGGACAAGGTCCGCCAGGCGCAGCAGCGCGCCTCGCAGGCCGAGGGCAATGCGCTGCAGGTCCGCATGGAGTTGCAGGCCGATTGCTATGCCGGCGTCTGGGCGAACCGCGCGCGCAACAAGGACGGTCAGACCGTGATGGAACCCGGTGACATGGAGGAAGCGATGCGCGCCGCCAACGCGATCGGCGACGATACGCTGATGCGCTCGGCGGGCCAGCGTCCGGTGCCCGAAAGCTTTACGCACGGAACGAGCGAGCAGCGCATGACCTGGCTGCGCCGCGGCCTCGAAACGGGGGACCCGAAGCAGTGCGACACCTTCAACGCATCGCTCTGA
- a CDS encoding patatin-like phospholipase family protein, protein MPRRAARAALPLPDLVVLVLQGGGALGAFQAGIYEALIELGIELDWVAGISIGAVNAAIIAGNPRDEAVGRMRSFWDGVSSALPSFPTFDNDLAREWTHLGAAARVATFGVPGFFVPRIPPPMFAERQTPAAVSFYDTAPLAATLDRLVDWDRLNHGKVRLSVGAVAVETGNFRYFDTTTDTIDARHIMASGALPPGLPPIEIDGHWYWDGGLVSNTPLEHVVEAGHEDMLVFQVDLFPARGDRPHDLEEAWSREKDIRFSSRTRRISDGLVRRRKEHRLIDRMLAKLPPEARDLPEVKAIEKMIDAKALNVVQLVHQPPAWQTGVRDFEFSRATMEANWALGRAAVEAAMKDGHLLADSIAEGRSDSFAVQSGDLRPKAG, encoded by the coding sequence ATGCCCCGCCGTGCCGCCCGCGCCGCTTTGCCGCTTCCCGATCTGGTCGTCCTCGTCCTTCAGGGCGGGGGCGCGCTCGGGGCGTTTCAGGCGGGAATCTATGAAGCGCTGATCGAACTCGGGATCGAACTCGACTGGGTCGCGGGTATCTCGATCGGCGCGGTCAACGCGGCGATCATCGCCGGTAATCCGCGCGACGAAGCGGTCGGCCGGATGCGCAGCTTCTGGGACGGGGTGTCGTCGGCGCTGCCGTCATTCCCGACGTTCGACAATGATCTGGCCCGCGAATGGACGCATCTTGGCGCTGCGGCGCGCGTCGCGACCTTCGGCGTGCCCGGCTTTTTCGTGCCCCGCATCCCACCGCCGATGTTCGCCGAGCGGCAGACGCCCGCCGCGGTCAGCTTCTATGACACCGCGCCGCTCGCGGCGACGCTCGACCGGCTGGTCGACTGGGACCGGCTGAATCATGGCAAGGTTCGGCTGTCGGTCGGCGCGGTCGCGGTCGAGACCGGCAATTTCCGCTATTTCGACACGACGACCGATACGATCGATGCGCGGCACATCATGGCGTCGGGCGCGCTGCCGCCGGGCCTGCCACCGATCGAGATCGACGGCCATTGGTATTGGGACGGCGGCCTGGTCTCGAACACCCCGCTCGAACATGTCGTCGAGGCGGGGCATGAGGATATGCTCGTGTTCCAGGTCGACCTGTTCCCGGCGCGCGGCGACCGCCCGCACGACCTGGAGGAAGCCTGGTCGCGCGAGAAGGACATTCGTTTCTCCAGCCGCACGCGCCGCATTTCCGATGGGCTGGTGCGACGGCGCAAGGAACATCGGCTGATCGACCGGATGCTCGCCAAGCTGCCTCCCGAAGCCCGCGACCTGCCCGAGGTGAAGGCGATCGAGAAGATGATCGACGCCAAGGCGCTCAACGTCGTCCAACTCGTTCACCAGCCCCCCGCGTGGCAGACCGGCGTGCGCGACTTCGAATTTTCGCGCGCGACGATGGAAGCCAATTGGGCGCTGGGCCGCGCCGCGGTCGAGGCCGCGATGAAGGACGGCCACCTGCTCGCCGACAGCATCGCAGAGGGGCGCTCCGACAGCTTTGCCGTCCAGTCGGGCGACCTTCGCCCCAAGGCCGGCTGA
- a CDS encoding 3-hydroxybutyrate dehydrogenase: MHLKGKTALITGSTSGIGLGIAKAFAAAGANIVINGFGDADAIEAERAALAVLNDGKAAYDAADLTKPDQIEAMFRRADKDLGGVDILVNNAGMQFVAPVEDFPVEKWDMIIALNLTAAFHTIRHAVPGMRKKKWGRIIGTASAHSLVASPFKSAYVAAKHGLAGLTKTVALEVAEAGITVNCISPGYVWTPLVENQIPDTMKARHMTREQVINDVLLAGQPTKQFVTVDQVAALAAFLTRDEAANITGANLSVDGGWTAA; the protein is encoded by the coding sequence GTGCATCTTAAAGGCAAAACCGCGCTCATCACCGGATCGACCTCGGGCATCGGGCTCGGCATCGCCAAGGCGTTCGCCGCCGCGGGCGCGAATATCGTCATCAACGGCTTCGGTGACGCCGACGCGATCGAGGCCGAGCGCGCGGCGCTTGCGGTGCTGAACGACGGCAAGGCGGCCTATGACGCCGCCGATCTCACCAAGCCCGATCAGATCGAGGCGATGTTCCGGCGCGCCGACAAGGATCTGGGCGGGGTCGATATCCTCGTCAACAATGCCGGGATGCAGTTCGTGGCGCCGGTCGAGGATTTCCCTGTCGAAAAATGGGACATGATCATCGCGCTCAACCTGACCGCGGCGTTTCACACGATCCGTCACGCGGTGCCGGGGATGCGCAAGAAGAAATGGGGACGGATCATCGGCACCGCCTCGGCGCATTCGCTCGTCGCCTCGCCGTTCAAATCGGCCTATGTCGCCGCGAAGCACGGTCTGGCGGGCCTGACCAAGACCGTCGCGCTCGAAGTCGCCGAAGCGGGGATCACCGTCAACTGCATCAGCCCCGGCTATGTCTGGACGCCGCTGGTCGAAAACCAGATTCCCGACACGATGAAGGCGCGGCACATGACGCGCGAGCAGGTGATCAACGACGTGCTGCTCGCCGGGCAGCCGACGAAGCAATTCGTCACCGTCGATCAGGTTGCGGCGCTCGCCGCCTTCCTGACGCGCGACGAGGCAGCGAACATCACCGGCGCGAACCTCAGCGTCGATGGCGGGTGGACCGCCGCCTGA
- a CDS encoding DUF4893 domain-containing protein has translation MALGLALGACRTVPSMPPSAADAPVADPAGTWRATATTQDKQRIRNWYSSWTAALADARAKGYGANIDREGVLLRPDAALPNPHLPPGDYRCRTIKIGTRGRGTLGYIAYDWFRCRVAPEQGLMSLTKLTGSQRPVGLIFPDDLTRQVFLGTLVLGDESSAVSYGSDRMRDMAGLVERIGDNRWRLVLPTPAYESLLDVIELVPAG, from the coding sequence GTGGCGCTGGGGCTCGCCCTCGGCGCCTGCCGGACGGTGCCGTCGATGCCGCCATCGGCGGCCGACGCGCCGGTCGCCGATCCCGCAGGGACGTGGCGCGCCACCGCGACCACGCAGGACAAGCAGCGCATCCGGAACTGGTATTCGAGCTGGACCGCCGCGCTCGCCGACGCGCGCGCCAAGGGCTATGGCGCGAATATCGACCGCGAAGGCGTGTTGCTGCGGCCCGACGCGGCGCTGCCCAACCCGCATCTGCCGCCGGGCGATTATCGCTGCCGCACGATCAAGATCGGGACGCGGGGTCGCGGCACGCTCGGCTATATCGCCTATGACTGGTTCCGCTGCCGCGTCGCGCCCGAGCAGGGACTGATGAGCCTGACCAAGCTGACCGGATCGCAGCGGCCGGTCGGGCTGATCTTTCCCGACGACCTGACGCGGCAGGTCTTTCTGGGCACGCTGGTGCTCGGCGACGAGTCGAGCGCGGTCAGCTATGGCAGCGACCGGATGCGCGACATGGCGGGGCTGGTCGAACGGATCGGCGACAATCGCTGGCGGCTCGTGCTGCCGACGCCCGCTTATGAATCCTTGCTCGACGTGATCGAGCTTGTTCCAGCCGGCTGA
- a CDS encoding amidohydrolase produces MGVAALMLGTPAAAQDLSAEVQGQMPSLMTIYKDLHANPELSFMEVRSAGILATEARKLGFQVTEKVGGTGVVAVMKNGPGPVVLIRADMDGLPVTEQTGWPGASKVRVTTKEGVETGVMHACGHDTHMTAWIGTARLMAANKDKWSGTLVMIGQPAEERGAGARMMLADGLYTRFPRPQYAIAFHDAAQFPAGMIGYTPGYALANVDSVDILVKGLGGHGAYPQATKDPIVLASRIVTSLQTLVSREISPLDSAVVTVGSFHGGAKHNIIPDEAKLQLTVRSYTDEVRTKLLDGIARIAKGEAIAAGIPDDRMPVVSVEKNEYTPATFNTPDFTQEMAAGLKARFGDQRVVQLPPVMGGEDFGRFSRDENKDIKSLIIWVGGVPQAEFDAAKKEGRTLPSLHSPFWAPDAPTVISTATEALTSMAMKLMAKG; encoded by the coding sequence ATGGGTGTGGCCGCCCTGATGCTGGGAACGCCGGCCGCGGCGCAGGATCTGAGCGCTGAGGTGCAGGGGCAGATGCCGTCGCTGATGACGATCTACAAGGATTTGCACGCCAATCCCGAACTCAGCTTCATGGAGGTCCGCTCGGCGGGTATCCTCGCGACCGAGGCACGCAAGCTCGGCTTCCAGGTGACCGAAAAGGTCGGCGGCACCGGCGTCGTCGCGGTGATGAAGAATGGTCCCGGCCCGGTGGTGCTGATCCGCGCCGACATGGACGGGCTGCCGGTGACCGAGCAGACGGGATGGCCCGGCGCATCGAAAGTGCGGGTGACGACGAAGGAGGGCGTCGAGACCGGCGTGATGCACGCCTGCGGCCACGACACCCATATGACCGCGTGGATCGGGACGGCGCGGCTGATGGCGGCGAACAAGGATAAATGGTCGGGCACGCTGGTGATGATCGGCCAGCCCGCCGAGGAACGCGGCGCGGGTGCGCGGATGATGCTGGCGGACGGGCTTTATACCCGCTTTCCGCGCCCGCAATATGCAATCGCCTTTCACGACGCGGCGCAGTTTCCGGCGGGGATGATCGGCTATACGCCGGGCTATGCGCTCGCCAACGTCGACAGCGTCGATATCCTCGTAAAGGGGCTCGGCGGCCATGGCGCCTATCCGCAGGCGACGAAGGACCCGATCGTGCTCGCGAGCCGCATCGTGACCTCGCTCCAGACGTTGGTGTCGCGTGAGATCAGCCCGCTCGACAGCGCGGTGGTCACGGTCGGCAGTTTCCACGGCGGCGCCAAGCATAATATCATTCCCGACGAGGCGAAGCTGCAACTGACGGTGCGCAGCTATACCGACGAGGTGCGCACGAAGCTGCTCGACGGAATCGCGCGCATCGCGAAAGGCGAAGCGATCGCCGCGGGGATCCCCGACGATCGCATGCCGGTGGTGAGCGTCGAGAAGAACGAATATACCCCCGCGACCTTCAACACCCCCGACTTCACGCAGGAAATGGCGGCGGGTCTCAAGGCGCGCTTCGGCGATCAGCGCGTTGTCCAACTGCCGCCGGTGATGGGCGGCGAGGATTTCGGCCGCTTTTCGCGCGACGAGAATAAGGACATCAAGAGCCTGATTATCTGGGTCGGCGGCGTCCCGCAGGCCGAATTTGACGCGGCCAAGAAGGAAGGGCGGACTCTGCCCAGCCTCCACTCGCCCTTCTGGGCGCCTGACGCCCCGACGGTGATCTCGACCGCGACCGAGGCGCTGACGTCGATGGCGATGAAGCTGATGGCGAAGGGGTAG